GGGCAGCGCTAGCCAGCGGGGGCGCGCTCGGCAAGCCGGGTTACGCCGGAGCCGCGTCCACCGACGCCCTGCGGCATGGCAACGCCCTCACCCGACCGGCCTGCCGCAGCCTGCCGAAAGACTTTTCAGCGGGCCATCGGAAAGGCCGCGAGATTTCTCCCGAAAAAATTCGGTCCCGAGCGATCGGGAGCGAGGGAACCCGGAAGTGCGAGCGGGGCGGCGATTGCCCGCGCAGATCGCGAGGAACCGGCCATTCGCCACCAGGCCGTCGGCGGCACGTCTCCGCAGGCCGGGGGCCGGACGGCCTCGAGCGACCGCCTGCCCCAAAGTCCATGTGCAAGGTCAGGAACTTAAACCCGAATCGCCACTTTGGTTGCAGCGTACCGTGTGCAGGGGGCCTTGGTGGGAAGGCATGTGGTCCGTGATTGTCATCCTTTCGAAAAGGCTTGAATCATGGTCACTTCACAAGTTGCGAGCCAGCTCGGCAGCATCGAGAATGTCGTCGCGCTGAGCGCAGGCCAATACACCTCCGGTTCGCTCATCCTCATGGTGAGCTACGGTGCACACTTCGCTTTCATCCTCTTCTTTCTCGCAATGGCCTGGCAACTCGCGCCACGCTATCGCATCGTCCCGATCCTGTCGGCGGTCGTCATGGCCTCGGCCGGCCTGAGCCTCCTGCGCGAATTCATGATCTGGGAGGAAAGCTACGAGCTTGTCGGCGGCGTCTACAATCCCCTGGCCGAGAACACGAGCTTCACCAATGCTTTTCGCTACGGCAACTGGACGATCACCGTTCCGATCCTGCTGACCCAGCTCGCCATCGCATTCGGCCTTGCCCGGCCCGAACTGCACAAGCGCGTGGTCCGGATGATCGTGCCCGCGCTGCTGATGATCTGGACCGGCCTGTATGGGCAGTTCGGCGAAACGGGCGACTTCCTGCGGCTCAATATCTGGGGCATCATCTCGACCGTCTTCTTCGTCTGGCTGATCGTCGAGGTGCGCGGCGTGATCGGTCGCGGTGTCGCGACCAGTCCCGCCGAACTCAAGACGTGGCCGAAGAACATCTGGTGGTATTTCCTCGCGACCTGGGGGCTCTACCCCATCGCCTATGCCCTGCCCCAGCTCGGCTTTACGGGTGACGTGGTGGTCGTGCGCCAACTGCTGTTCTCGATCGCGGACATCAGTTCGAAGCTGATTTACGGCATCATCCTGAGCCGTTATGTTCTGCGTCGCAGCGCGCTGGAAGGCTATGTTCCGGCAGCCGAGGCGCTCGAAACGTCTCCGCTGGGCGCAACCGTGGCGTCGCAGCGAGGAGACTGACCGCAGTGCTGCGCATAGCGCAACCGAATGCAAGGGGGCTCCGGCTGGATGCCGGGGCCCTCGTTGCCGTTGTCGCGGTGGGTGCGGCGATTTCGGGTCAGCTGATCGGGGGCACGGTGTCTCTGGTCGTCGCCTTGGTCCTGTTCGCCGCAGGCGTGCTGCACGGGGCGGGCGACGAGAGCGCCAGCGGCATTCGCCCTTTTTCGATTCCCCACGCCGCGGCGTACATCGCGGTCGCGGCGGCCGTCGCCGCGCTCTATCTGGCCGCGCCCCTCGCAGGCCTCGTCGGTTTTCTGGCGATTTCGGGCTGGCATTTCGCGACGAGCCGGTGCGGCTTCGACCCGGCGGCGCAAGGCGCGATCGCCGCGTGCGCGCTGGGCGGTAGCGCGCTGTTCCACGGCTCGCCGACAGCGCAGGTCTTTGCTTCGATAACGGGTGGGCCCGTACCCGATCTCTTGATCGGCGGGCTTGCTGCGGTGGGTGTCGCCGGAGTGGCAGCCGCCGGCTACGCGGCTGTGCGCGGGATGCGGGGCGCATGGCATGCGATCCTCGCCGTGATGGCGGTCCTGCTGGCCGAACCCGTCCTTGCGGTGGCGCTCATCTTCTTCGTCGCGCATGCCCTTCCGGTGCAACAGGTTCAGGTCGCCCGATATGGCTTTGCCGATGTCCTGCGGGCGGGCCTGCCGACCGGTCTGCTCGCGCTCGGCGGCATCGCAGCGCTTGGCGCGCTCGCCTGGTCGGGCGTCGTCGCTCTTCCTTTCGCGGCGGCGATCGCTCTCGGGCTCGCCACGCCGCACATGCTGACCGAAGGGCTCTGACGGAGCACCCTTTCGGCCCGGGGAAAGCCTAGTGCGCCGTGGCAGGCGCGGCGAGCGGGAAGAAGGGAATGCGCACCTCGATCGGCGAGCCGTCCTCGCGGTGGAAGGTGTAGAAGCCTTCCATCGATCCGAAGGGCGTCGTCAGCGGGCAGCCCGAAACGTAGTCGTGGCTGCGGCCCGGCGTCAGCACCGGCTGTTCGCCGACCACGCCCTCGCCATCGACATGGCGCACGAGGCCCTGTGCATCGGTGATCCGCCAGTGGCGCATCATCAGCTGCACGCGCTCGTTCGAGGCGTTCTCGATCCGGATATGGTAGATCCAGAACCACTTGTTGTTCGAGGGGTCGCTCTGCTCGGGCAGGAAATTGACCGTGACCCGAACGGTGATCCCGTCGGTGGTGGCGGCATGGTCGAAGAGATGCTTCATCACGATTCGCAAGCCTAGTGGCTTTCGGGCCGAGGGCAAGGCGGGTTGCCGATGCTTGCCCACAGCCTGTTGCCGATTGGCCGCAGCCTGGCCTGCCCGTCCCGCCCCTTCGCGCTCAGGCCTTGCCGAAATCGGCGCGGGTCCCGTGGGCGGAGATCGCGGCGCACAGCGTGCGCAGCGCCACGGCATAGGCGGCGGTGCGCATGTCCGTGTCGTATTGCTTCATCGCGTCGCGGACATTGGCGGCGGCGTCGGTCATCCTGGCTTCGAGATAGTCGGACACGTCCTCGTCCGCCCAGTCGATGCCCTGGCGGCCCTGGACCCATTCGGCGTGGCTGATCGTCACCCCGCCCCCGTTGGCGAGGATATCGGGCACCACCTCGATCCCGGCATCCGCCAGCGCCTGGTCGGCGGCGGGCAGCACGGGCCGGTTGGCGAGCTCGACGATCGCCTTGCAGCGCAGCGCCTTTGCGTCTTCCCCGTCCGCGATCACGCCGCCCAGCGCGGCGAAGACCATGACGTCGCATTCGGTGGAGAGCACGTCCCTGGAATCGTCCGAGGAGGTCGCATTGCCGCCATCGAAGGCGGTGACCTTGCCGTGTTCGTCCTTCGCTTCGCTCAGCGCCTCGATATCGAGCCCGTCGGGGTCCGACACGGTGCCCGAGGAATCGGCCACCGCCACGACCCGGTGCCCGGCCTTCGCCGCGGCATCGGCGAACCAGCGCCCGGCATTGCCGAAGCCCTGCAGCGCGATGGTCAGCCCGCCCTCTTCGGCGAGGCCAGCGGGACCGCGCATCTCCTCCAGCGCAATATGCGCGCCGCGCCCGGTGGCGGGCGTGCGCCCGGGCATCCCGCCGAGCGCGACCGGTTTGCCGGTGAAGGCATGCGGCTGGATCGATCCGGCGATCTCCGAATATTCGCTGACCATCCACGCCATCTCGCGTTCTCCGGTGGCGACATCGGGCGCGGGCACATCGCGATCGGGGCCGAGAATCTTCGCCATTGCCCGGACGTAACCGCGTGCGACACGCTCCTTCTCCATGGTCGAGAGGTCGTGCGCATCGACCTCCACCCCGCCCTTGCCGCCGCCGAAGGGCAGCCCCATCAGCGCGCATTTCATGGTCATCAGGAACGCGAGCGTCTCGACCTCGTCCAGATGGACGCTCGGGTGGAAGCGGATGCCGCCCTTGGTCGGGCCGAGCGCGGAATTGTAGCGGCAGCGCCAGCCCTTGAGCGACAGGGCCGAACCATCGTCGCGCCGTATCCGCACCGAGGCGGAGAGCGTTTCGATCGGATCCTTGAGGTGCGCAACGACCTCCGCATCGAACCCGCCGAGATCAGCCGCGCGGTCCAGCCGCTCCTGCGCCGCTGCCAGATGTTCGCCCATGTGCGTGGTCTCCTGTTCCTTTTTCGCGTTTACAGGAAAGAACGTGAGGGCGCGGGGGTGTTCCGGGATGTGCCGAAAGGATGGGGGCGGGGATGAGGGAGCGGAAGCACCAGGCCCGGGGCCGACGCGGGCGAGTTGAGCAATGCCTTCCACTTCCCGTCGCCCCGGGCTTGACCCGGGACTGGTGCTTTCCTTCAGATCAACATCTCATACAGATCGTCCCAGTCGGGATTGGCCTTCTCGACCAGCTCGATCTTCCACGCGCGGTGCCAGCGCTTGATGCGCTTCTCTTGCGCGATGCAGGAATCGATCGGCTCGCCATGCTCCGCCCAGACGAGCCGCGTAAGCCCGCGCCGTGCGCAGTAATCGGAGCCTTTGCCGGAGCGATGAAGCGTCACGCGCGCCGCAATGTCGCTGGTGACGCCCACATAGATCGCGCCGCGATACCGGTCCGCCATGATGTAGACCCAGCCGCCGCGCCTTTCCCGATCCATTTGCGCAGAAGAAGACAGCACCGGGCCCGGGTCAAGCCCGGGCCGACGGGAAGGGATAGGGAAGCTATTCGACCTCTACGTCGCCCCGGGTTTGATCCGGGGTCGGTGCTTGCTAAAACCCCGCCGCTTCCAGCGCCTGGTCCATGTCTTCCTTGATGTCCTCGATATCCTCGAGGCCGACATTGATCCGCACCAGCCCCTCGGTCACGCCCATCTCGGCGCGGGCCTCTTCGCTCAGCCCGGCATGCGTGGTGCTCGCCGGGTGGCAGGCGAGGCTGCGCGAATCGCCGATATTGTTCGACAGGTCGATCAGCCGCAGCGCGTCGAGCAGGGCGTGCGCCTTCTCGCGGCTCTCCAAGTCGAAGGCGAAGACCGGACCCGTCGCGCGCATCTGCTTCAGGGCGAGCGCGTGGCGCGGGTGGCTTTCGAGGCCGGGATGGAGGATGCGCGGCACGCGCGGTTCCATCATCCGCCCCAGCGCGACCGCGTTCTGGCTCTGCCGGTGGGCACGCAGGTCGAGCGTTTCGAGTCCCTTGTGCACGACCCAGGCGTTGAAGGGCGAGAGGTTGGGCCCGGTGTTGCGCTGGAAGGGCAGCAGCACCTCGTCGATCCATTCCTTCGTCCCGCAGATCGCGCCCGCGAGCACGCGGCCTTGCCCGTCCATCAGCTTGGTCGCCGAATACGCGACCACGTCCGCGCCGAAATCCATCGGCTTCTGCAGCGCGGAGCTGGCAAAGGCATTGTCGACCACCGTCGTGATCCCGTGCGCCTTCGCGAGGCCGCAGACATGCTCCAGATCGACGATGTCGAGCGTCGGGTTGGCGGGGGTTTCGAAGAAGAAAACTCGCGTGTTGGGCCGGATCGCCGCTTCCCATGCGTCGTTGTCCGCGCTGTCGATCACGCTCGTCTCGATCCCGAAGCGCGGCAGCAGGTGGTCGACCAGCCAGCGGCACGAACCGAAGGCGGCGCGCGCGGCGACACAGTGATCGCCGGCGGACAGGCTGGCCAGCAGCGCGGCGGTCATCGCGGCCATGCCGCTCGCTTGCACGCGGCACGCCTCGGCCCCCTCCATCAGCGCGATGCGTTCCTCCAGCATCGCTACGGTCGGGTTCTGGAGGCGCGAATAGGTCATCCCTTCGGCCTCGCCCGCGAAGCGCGCGGCTACTTCGGCGGCATTGTCGTACGTATAGCCCGAGGTGAGGAACAGCGCCTCGCTCGTCTCGCCATGCTCGCTGCGCCAGGTGCCGCCGCGCACGGCCTGCGTGGCGGGACGCCACTGCGACGTGACGGAGCGATCCATTCCGGTGGTCTTCTTCATGGCCCCGCCGCTTAAGGCGGCGACCGGTCGCCCGCAAGCGGGGCTTTCGCTCCGCGGCTCTGCCCACCGACCGCACAAACGAAACGGGGCCCCGCGAAGGAGGCCCCGTTCTTCTTTGTCGCAGGTGGACCCGCCTTATGCGCTGACCGAATCGTCTCCGTCGTCGTCGGTCAGTTCCTTCAGACCGAAGATCAGCGCGGCGCCGATCGCGACGCCGAGCGCGGCACCGGCAATGCCGTTCATGCCCGCGAGGTCTTCGGCCTCGGAGACCGGAGCGGCGATGCGCGTCTGGGTGGCACTCGCCTGCGCGGCGAGCGGCGCGGTGGCGATGGCGGCGGCGCCGGCGATGATGGCAAGCTTACGGATAGGCATTGAGACACTCCCTCGATAGATCACGAATGCGCGCGCTAGGCGTGCTGCATTGCAAAATCACTACGGCGGCCGAAAAAATCTCGCACGGGAAAATCGCGTGGCCGCACAAGATTGCGTCTCGCGCGTGTCCTCCGGGCCGCAACTTCGCGGCGGCGGGAGCGGCGCACTCCGCGCGCGACCGCCGATCGCGTGGCGCAATGGCAACGCTCGCGATGCATAAGCACCACGCCGCTTGATGGTGCCGACGCGCGCCCTTAACGCTGGCTCCACCATGAGCCATGCGCGCGCCGACCGCATCCCGCAACGCGATCCCCTGCTGGCCTCGATCGGCCTCGCCATGGCGTTCTTCGGCCTGTGCCTGTGGCGGCTGTGGCTGCCGAGCGGGCCCTATTTCGACGAAATTCACTACCTGCCCGCCGCGCGCGACCTGCTGACGGGGTACGAATACCGCAATCCCGAGCACCCGCCGCTGGGCAAGGAGATCATCGCTGCCGGGATCGGGCTGCTGGGCGACAATGCCTGGGGCTGGCGGTTCTTTTCCGCGCTCGCCGGATCGCTTGCGCTGTTCGCCGCGATGCGCGGGCTGTGGCACGCGAGCCGCAGCCGCGATGCGGTGCTCGCCTATGGCGTGCTGCTGGCGACGGGTTTCCTGCTGTTCGTCCACGCCCAGATCGCGATGCTCGACATCTTCATGGTCGCCTTCTTCCTCGCCGCGCTGTGGCAGCTCGCCGCGGCCTTCCGGAACGTGGCGACCGGGCGCGCGCGGGTGCATCTGGCGGCGGCGGGCGTGGCGCTGGGCTGCGCGATCGCGTCGAAGTGGAACGCCGCGCCGCTCGCGCCCATGCTCGGCCTGTTCTTCCTCGCCGCACGGCTGTGGGCGGTCGGCCCGGCGCGCGCGCTGACCGCACGCGATGCGGCGCCGGTGCGCGGCGTCGGCCTGGTCGAGGCGGCGCTGTGGCTCGGCCTGCTGCCAATGCTCGTCTATGCCGCGACCTTCTGGCCCGCCTTCCAGGTCGAGGGCGGACCTTTCGACGGGATGGGCCTGATCGGCGCGCACCGCCACATGCTCGAGTTGCAGCAGAGCGTGAAACAGGGCCATCCCTACCAGTCGACCTGGGCCCAGTGGGTGCTCAACACCCGCGCGATCTGGTATCTCTACGAGGTGACCGACGGCGCGCAGAGGGGCGTGATGCTGATCGGCAATCCGCTGACCATGATGCTGGGGCTGGCGGGCGTCGCATGGTGCGGCTGGGCGGCCGTGGCAGCGCGCCGGGCGGACGCTGCGGCGGTCTTCGTGCTCTATGCCGCCAGCATCGGTTTCTGGATGATCGCGGCCAAGCCGATCCAGTTCTACTACCACTATTTCCTGCCGAGCTGCTTCCTGCTCGCAGGGCTGGCGCTGGCGATCGCGTGGCTGAAAGCGCGCGGGATCGCCTGGGCCTACTGGCTGGCGCTGGCGGGCAGCGTTGCGGTGTTCGCGTATTTCTACCCGATCCTGAGCGCAGCCGAGCTGGAAGGCGAGCAGGCGTTCAACTTCTGGATGTGGCGCGACGGGTGGCGCTAGGTTGTCCTCCCGGTTTTCGCGAAGCGCAAATGGGGAGGTGGCAGACGCCGCGAGGCGGCTGACGGAGGGGCGAGGTGTGGCTTGTCCCCCTCCACCCCGAGCCGCGGTCCGCGTCTCGCGGTCCCCCTCCCCACCTGGCCTGCGGCAAGGCGGGGAGGAACCCCCTAAACCCGCCCCCACACGAACCGGTTCGACAGCGCGTAATTCCACACCGCACCGACCACGATCCCCGCCAGGGCGGCGAGCACCCAGTTGATCCCGCGCATCTGCAGGAAGCTCGCCAGCGCCACGTTGGCCAGCGCACCGACCGCGCAGGCCGTGCAGAACACCGCCCAGCCGCGCAGCCACGCGAGGCCCGTGCGCAGCCGCTTGTCGCGATAGGTCAGCCAGTTGTTGAGCCAGAAGTTGAAGGTCATCGCGGCGAAGGTGGCGAGCGCCTGCGCCTTCCAGAAGGTCGCGGTCATGCCGGGGTAGAAGAGCGCAAGCACGCCCATGTGGACCAGCACCCCCGCCCCGCCGACCGTGCCGAACAGCGCAAAGCGCGTGGGCACGATCCGGCCCAGATAGCGCTCGTACAGCATCACGAGGAATTCGAAGGCGACCGCGCGGTCGAGCTTGCTTTCGCCGCTGCGCCGCGCGCCGAAGCGCATCGGCACTTCGGCCACCCGCAGCCGCTCGGGCGAGACGGCGAGGATATCGAGCAGGATCTTGAAGCCGATGCCCGACAGGCGCGGGGCGAGCGCGCGCAGCCTTGCGGTCTCGATCATGAAGAACCCGCTCATCGGATCGGACAGATCGACCCCGGTGAGCATCCGCGCCAGCCGGTTAGCGAGGCGCGATCCGCGTTCGCGCCGCGCGCTCGACAGGCCGTCGGCGCTGGCTCCTTCGGCGAAGCGCGAGGCGACCACCAGGTCGGCCCCCTCGCCATCAATGGAGCGCAGCTTTTCGAGCATCGGCGGGATCAGCGCGGGGTCGTGCTGGTGGTCGGCATCCATCACCGCGATCACCGGCGCTGCGGTCGCGCAGGCCCCCTCGATCACCGCCGAGGCGAGGCCGCGGCGCCCGATCCGCTGGATCGCCCGGACGCGCGGGTTCGCCTGCGCGAGCGCGCGGGCCTCGTCCGCCGTGCCGTCGCGGCTGTCGTCGTCGACGATCACCGCTTCCCAGTCGAGCCCGTCCAGCGCCGCCGCCAGCCGCTCGATCATCGGCGCGAGATTGTCGCGCTCGTCGAGCGTGGGCAGGATGACGGCAATGTCGGGCAACGCGCTCCCCCCAGGCGATCGCTTCAGGCAATTCGGGCCAGCCGCTCGAGCAGCCGACCGCGCGCGGCCATAGCATCGCCGCGCCGGTCGGCAAGCAGGTAG
The sequence above is a segment of the Alteriqipengyuania lutimaris genome. Coding sequences within it:
- a CDS encoding bacteriorhodopsin; this translates as MVTSQVASQLGSIENVVALSAGQYTSGSLILMVSYGAHFAFILFFLAMAWQLAPRYRIVPILSAVVMASAGLSLLREFMIWEESYELVGGVYNPLAENTSFTNAFRYGNWTITVPILLTQLAIAFGLARPELHKRVVRMIVPALLMIWTGLYGQFGETGDFLRLNIWGIISTVFFVWLIVEVRGVIGRGVATSPAELKTWPKNIWWYFLATWGLYPIAYALPQLGFTGDVVVVRQLLFSIADISSKLIYGIILSRYVLRRSALEGYVPAAEALETSPLGATVASQRGD
- a CDS encoding Brp/Blh family beta-carotene 15,15'-dioxygenase — encoded protein: MGAAISGQLIGGTVSLVVALVLFAAGVLHGAGDESASGIRPFSIPHAAAYIAVAAAVAALYLAAPLAGLVGFLAISGWHFATSRCGFDPAAQGAIAACALGGSALFHGSPTAQVFASITGGPVPDLLIGGLAAVGVAGVAAAGYAAVRGMRGAWHAILAVMAVLLAEPVLAVALIFFVAHALPVQQVQVARYGFADVLRAGLPTGLLALGGIAALGALAWSGVVALPFAAAIALGLATPHMLTEGL
- the apaG gene encoding Co2+/Mg2+ efflux protein ApaG, translating into MKHLFDHAATTDGITVRVTVNFLPEQSDPSNNKWFWIYHIRIENASNERVQLMMRHWRITDAQGLVRHVDGEGVVGEQPVLTPGRSHDYVSGCPLTTPFGSMEGFYTFHREDGSPIEVRIPFFPLAAPATAH
- a CDS encoding Glu/Leu/Phe/Val family dehydrogenase, with product MGEHLAAAQERLDRAADLGGFDAEVVAHLKDPIETLSASVRIRRDDGSALSLKGWRCRYNSALGPTKGGIRFHPSVHLDEVETLAFLMTMKCALMGLPFGGGKGGVEVDAHDLSTMEKERVARGYVRAMAKILGPDRDVPAPDVATGEREMAWMVSEYSEIAGSIQPHAFTGKPVALGGMPGRTPATGRGAHIALEEMRGPAGLAEEGGLTIALQGFGNAGRWFADAAAKAGHRVVAVADSSGTVSDPDGLDIEALSEAKDEHGKVTAFDGGNATSSDDSRDVLSTECDVMVFAALGGVIADGEDAKALRCKAIVELANRPVLPAADQALADAGIEVVPDILANGGGVTISHAEWVQGRQGIDWADEDVSDYLEARMTDAAANVRDAMKQYDTDMRTAAYAVALRTLCAAISAHGTRADFGKA
- a CDS encoding GIY-YIG nuclease family protein, yielding MDRERRGGWVYIMADRYRGAIYVGVTSDIAARVTLHRSGKGSDYCARRGLTRLVWAEHGEPIDSCIAQEKRIKRWHRAWKIELVEKANPDWDDLYEMLI
- a CDS encoding trans-sulfuration enzyme family protein, encoding MKKTTGMDRSVTSQWRPATQAVRGGTWRSEHGETSEALFLTSGYTYDNAAEVAARFAGEAEGMTYSRLQNPTVAMLEERIALMEGAEACRVQASGMAAMTAALLASLSAGDHCVAARAAFGSCRWLVDHLLPRFGIETSVIDSADNDAWEAAIRPNTRVFFFETPANPTLDIVDLEHVCGLAKAHGITTVVDNAFASSALQKPMDFGADVVAYSATKLMDGQGRVLAGAICGTKEWIDEVLLPFQRNTGPNLSPFNAWVVHKGLETLDLRAHRQSQNAVALGRMMEPRVPRILHPGLESHPRHALALKQMRATGPVFAFDLESREKAHALLDALRLIDLSNNIGDSRSLACHPASTTHAGLSEEARAEMGVTEGLVRINVGLEDIEDIKEDMDQALEAAGF
- a CDS encoding phospholipid carrier-dependent glycosyltransferase gives rise to the protein MSHARADRIPQRDPLLASIGLAMAFFGLCLWRLWLPSGPYFDEIHYLPAARDLLTGYEYRNPEHPPLGKEIIAAGIGLLGDNAWGWRFFSALAGSLALFAAMRGLWHASRSRDAVLAYGVLLATGFLLFVHAQIAMLDIFMVAFFLAALWQLAAAFRNVATGRARVHLAAAGVALGCAIASKWNAAPLAPMLGLFFLAARLWAVGPARALTARDAAPVRGVGLVEAALWLGLLPMLVYAATFWPAFQVEGGPFDGMGLIGAHRHMLELQQSVKQGHPYQSTWAQWVLNTRAIWYLYEVTDGAQRGVMLIGNPLTMMLGLAGVAWCGWAAVAARRADAAAVFVLYAASIGFWMIAAKPIQFYYHYFLPSCFLLAGLALAIAWLKARGIAWAYWLALAGSVAVFAYFYPILSAAELEGEQAFNFWMWRDGWR
- a CDS encoding glycosyltransferase produces the protein MPDIAVILPTLDERDNLAPMIERLAAALDGLDWEAVIVDDDSRDGTADEARALAQANPRVRAIQRIGRRGLASAVIEGACATAAPVIAVMDADHQHDPALIPPMLEKLRSIDGEGADLVVASRFAEGASADGLSSARRERGSRLANRLARMLTGVDLSDPMSGFFMIETARLRALAPRLSGIGFKILLDILAVSPERLRVAEVPMRFGARRSGESKLDRAVAFEFLVMLYERYLGRIVPTRFALFGTVGGAGVLVHMGVLALFYPGMTATFWKAQALATFAAMTFNFWLNNWLTYRDKRLRTGLAWLRGWAVFCTACAVGALANVALASFLQMRGINWVLAALAGIVVGAVWNYALSNRFVWGRV